Proteins co-encoded in one Crateriforma spongiae genomic window:
- a CDS encoding histidine kinase, giving the protein MSHLSIDPGASVSLALLVETVTAPMLMAHPAPVCLEVDIDPSIPVPADPALTTRVVRSIASQVLAELDAGGDLMITACQTDSAVELEIADDGPDIDKRSRSIPIAVAEAGAKLNWQNCPQGGAAVTIVFPQRSAASQKPETRSIRRAA; this is encoded by the coding sequence ATGTCACATCTTTCCATCGACCCGGGTGCCAGTGTTTCTTTAGCCCTTCTGGTCGAAACCGTCACGGCCCCCATGCTGATGGCGCATCCGGCGCCGGTCTGTTTGGAAGTCGACATCGACCCGTCGATTCCCGTACCGGCTGATCCGGCATTGACCACTCGAGTGGTGCGTTCGATCGCGTCGCAGGTTTTGGCCGAATTGGATGCCGGCGGGGATTTGATGATCACCGCGTGCCAGACGGATTCGGCGGTGGAATTGGAAATCGCCGACGACGGTCCGGACATCGACAAGCGATCTCGCAGCATTCCGATCGCGGTCGCCGAAGCCGGCGCGAAGCTGAACTGGCAAAACTGTCCCCAGGGCGGGGCAGCGGTCACGATCGTCTTTCCACAGCGATCAGCGGCATCGCAAAAACCCGAGACCCGTTCGATTCGGCGCGCCGCCTGA
- a CDS encoding P-loop NTPase family protein: MLKVLYAPLRLATGWGISPRILGWIGVLMLVLLRLTIGWHFYSEGVEKVRSGSWTAEPFFTNARGPLAPMYRDMVWDSEGVYRLDRDRVMLEWARFREQIIRHYGLDDAQQALAQANYAKAVEQYDYVIELNQTDIEEFELGRDRIAALDRDPTRGGVDSLGGQRETIRRERQKLIAPVLSQIDAIAENYELAQNRIANEEQQDRHPALAMAPPPTSLMDTSRIDLILPYFDVVIGLMLMLGLLTPLAALAAAGFLGSVFLSQFPPSTGPSSTMYQLIESMACLVLAATGSGRFAGLDYFFHLITRKTAGPK; this comes from the coding sequence GTGTTGAAAGTTCTATACGCACCGCTGCGGCTGGCCACCGGCTGGGGAATCAGTCCCCGCATTTTGGGCTGGATCGGCGTGTTGATGTTGGTGCTGTTGCGATTGACCATCGGATGGCATTTCTACAGCGAAGGCGTCGAAAAGGTCCGCAGCGGCAGTTGGACGGCCGAGCCGTTTTTCACCAACGCTCGCGGTCCACTGGCCCCGATGTACCGCGACATGGTCTGGGATTCCGAAGGCGTTTACCGGCTGGATCGTGACCGCGTCATGCTGGAATGGGCACGTTTTCGCGAACAAATTATCCGGCACTACGGTCTGGATGACGCACAGCAGGCCCTGGCCCAAGCGAATTATGCCAAAGCCGTCGAGCAATACGATTACGTGATCGAATTGAACCAAACGGACATCGAAGAATTCGAACTGGGGCGTGACCGCATCGCCGCCCTGGACCGAGACCCGACCCGCGGGGGCGTCGACAGTCTGGGTGGTCAACGCGAAACGATCCGCAGAGAACGTCAAAAGCTGATCGCACCGGTGCTGAGCCAGATTGATGCGATCGCCGAGAATTACGAATTGGCGCAAAACCGCATCGCCAACGAAGAACAACAAGACCGCCATCCTGCCCTGGCGATGGCACCGCCGCCCACTTCGTTGATGGACACGTCGCGGATCGATTTGATCCTGCCGTATTTCGACGTGGTCATCGGCCTAATGTTGATGCTGGGTCTGCTGACACCTTTGGCGGCGTTGGCTGCGGCTGGTTTTCTCGGTTCAGTTTTCCTAAGCCAGTTTCCACCATCGACCGGTCCGTCATCGACGATGTACCAGCTGATCGAATCGATGGCTTGCCTGGTTTTGGCAGCGACGGGTTCCGGACGCTTCGCCGGCTTGGACTACTTTTTCCATCTGATCACGCGGAAAACCGCCGGTCCAAAATGA
- a CDS encoding Gfo/Idh/MocA family protein, which translates to MVDKLSADQRDIGKQNYYSAVGSYYDVNRRDFLRGIVAAGAVSGAGLGAAYFGYGKVKDPVRVAVIGTGDEGNVLIGGCNPDYVDVRAICDIRPFSKHRAFHGDCSSPSALVRRPGLISVAGYKDEAEARKNVKVYDADNGGIMACLDDPDIEAVIIALPLWLHAPVAAQAMERGLHVLTEKLMARTVAQCKVMARMANEMTDKAGNPIHLATGHQRHYNVKYDNAVNLIRWGLLGQLHHIRAQWHRGNLPGADSWSMPIPGGERTADGKVFDRIAKDLEYRRKKLEEATDPDEVAKWQAQIAQWAAWDADKNIDPKAFGYEDFQVNDKLFTAAEELHRWRLFQRTGAGLMAELGSHQLDAVSIFLSSLRDDGKKVHPLSVHAVGGRHIMPLDREVGDHVYCTFEFPGPEYSAQFDVGYYDRVEKYPDGAVPGYEQDPNKKVVVTYSSINGNGFGGWGEVVMGTKGTLILDKETDVLLYRNSDTSSKVGVAKKEGGYALDTSASGDYSAPVAQAADSGPVSRGYREEIEHWAYCIRNPDPENKPRCYPAVAMGDAVIALATNVAIKNNLAGKGGYLEFEEDWFDVDNDAVPDGSTIAEATEFMKKPVA; encoded by the coding sequence GTGGTAGACAAGCTTTCGGCCGATCAACGCGACATCGGCAAACAAAATTATTACTCGGCGGTCGGCAGCTACTACGACGTCAATCGTCGTGATTTCCTGCGTGGGATCGTCGCCGCCGGTGCGGTCAGTGGTGCCGGTTTGGGTGCCGCCTACTTTGGTTACGGCAAAGTCAAAGATCCCGTCCGCGTTGCCGTGATCGGTACCGGCGACGAAGGCAATGTTTTGATCGGCGGCTGTAACCCTGATTACGTCGATGTCCGCGCGATCTGTGACATTCGTCCGTTCAGCAAACACCGTGCGTTCCACGGGGACTGCAGCAGTCCGTCGGCACTGGTTCGTCGTCCCGGTTTGATCTCAGTCGCCGGATACAAGGACGAAGCGGAAGCCCGCAAGAACGTCAAGGTTTACGACGCCGACAACGGCGGCATCATGGCATGTCTGGACGATCCGGACATCGAAGCGGTGATCATCGCGTTGCCGTTGTGGCTTCACGCCCCGGTCGCCGCACAGGCGATGGAACGTGGTCTTCACGTACTGACCGAAAAACTGATGGCCCGCACCGTGGCCCAGTGCAAAGTCATGGCACGGATGGCCAACGAAATGACGGACAAGGCGGGCAATCCGATTCACTTGGCCACCGGTCACCAACGTCACTACAACGTCAAGTATGACAATGCGGTCAACCTGATCCGCTGGGGTTTGCTGGGACAGTTGCACCACATCCGGGCGCAGTGGCACCGCGGCAACCTGCCGGGCGCCGACAGCTGGTCGATGCCCATCCCCGGCGGCGAACGCACCGCCGATGGCAAGGTCTTTGATCGCATCGCCAAGGACTTGGAGTACCGACGCAAGAAATTGGAAGAAGCGACCGATCCCGATGAAGTCGCCAAGTGGCAGGCACAAATCGCCCAATGGGCCGCCTGGGATGCCGACAAGAACATCGATCCGAAGGCGTTCGGTTACGAAGACTTCCAGGTCAATGACAAGCTGTTCACCGCCGCCGAAGAATTGCACCGTTGGCGTTTGTTCCAACGCACCGGCGCCGGTTTGATGGCCGAACTGGGCAGCCACCAACTGGATGCGGTCAGCATCTTCTTGTCCTCGCTGCGTGACGATGGCAAAAAGGTCCATCCGTTGTCGGTCCACGCCGTCGGCGGTCGTCACATCATGCCGCTGGACCGCGAAGTCGGCGACCACGTTTACTGCACGTTCGAATTCCCCGGGCCGGAATACTCCGCACAGTTCGACGTCGGCTATTACGACCGCGTCGAAAAGTATCCCGACGGCGCGGTCCCCGGTTACGAACAAGACCCGAACAAGAAGGTCGTGGTCACCTACAGCAGCATCAACGGCAACGGCTTTGGCGGCTGGGGCGAAGTCGTCATGGGCACCAAGGGCACGTTGATCTTGGACAAAGAAACCGACGTTCTGCTGTACCGTAACAGTGACACCAGCAGCAAAGTCGGCGTCGCCAAGAAAGAAGGCGGCTATGCCTTGGACACCAGCGCCTCGGGTGATTATTCCGCACCGGTCGCCCAGGCCGCCGACAGCGGTCCGGTCAGCCGTGGTTATCGCGAGGAAATCGAGCACTGGGCTTACTGCATCCGCAACCCCGATCCGGAAAACAAGCCGCGTTGCTATCCCGCCGTCGCCATGGGTGACGCCGTCATTGCTTTGGCCACCAACGTTGCGATCAAGAACAACTTGGCCGGCAAGGGCGGCTATCTGGAATTTGAAGAAGACTGGTTCGACGTCGACAACGATGCGGTTCCCGATGGCAGCACCATTGCCGAAGCGACCGAGTTCATGAAGAAGCCCGTGGCCTAA